A window of Corallococcus macrosporus DSM 14697 contains these coding sequences:
- the lexA gene encoding transcriptional repressor LexA, with amino-acid sequence MEELTERQREILSFIVKETETRGFPPTIREIGEHMDIRSTNGVNDHLKALERKGYLNRGEQQSRSLVPTKRARLLLGLGARKDSGMVEIPLLGKVAAGAPLLAQENMEDSVKIDSFLLGGVNGREVFALRVKGQSMIDDGIHDGDYLFVKKTPSAQPGEIVVALIEDEATVKRYYPEGDRIRFQPANATMQPIYVSRAEFRSTMILGQVVGVYRKLQGGRTQ; translated from the coding sequence ATGGAAGAGCTCACGGAACGCCAGCGCGAGATTCTCAGCTTCATCGTCAAGGAGACGGAGACCCGGGGCTTCCCGCCGACGATTCGCGAAATCGGGGAGCACATGGACATCCGCTCGACGAACGGTGTCAACGACCACCTGAAGGCGCTGGAGCGCAAGGGCTACCTGAACCGGGGCGAGCAGCAGAGCCGCTCCCTGGTGCCCACCAAGCGCGCGCGGCTGCTGCTCGGCCTGGGGGCGCGCAAGGACTCGGGGATGGTGGAGATTCCCCTGCTCGGCAAGGTGGCCGCCGGCGCGCCGCTGCTGGCGCAGGAGAACATGGAGGACTCCGTCAAGATCGACAGCTTCCTGCTCGGAGGCGTGAATGGCCGCGAGGTCTTCGCCCTGCGCGTGAAGGGCCAGTCGATGATTGACGACGGCATCCACGACGGGGACTACCTCTTCGTGAAGAAGACGCCGTCCGCGCAGCCGGGTGAAATCGTGGTGGCGCTCATCGAGGACGAGGCCACGGTGAAGCGCTACTACCCGGAAGGCGACCGCATCCGCTTCCAGCCGGCCAACGCCACCATGCAGCCCATCTACGTGAGCCGCGCGGAGTTCCGGTCCACCATGATTCTGGGCCAGGTGGTGGGCGTGTACCGCAAGCTCCAGGGCGGCCGCACCCAATAG
- a CDS encoding tetratricopeptide repeat protein, with product MFPRTRVLSLIALLALTGCDDETPRVKPKDHAEGLYVKGTAEYLQGHFEAALASFDAMKQIAPDDPRLPAARGELYLSMGRLTDAAAEFQAALELEPKRSTNWSRLGFIQAQLGQVEEAQSSLRKALSLFPQDFNALESLGDLDLKKGDHDSAVRHFTLASSAAPSPEQKSALVMRALDVLSSQERYPELLAAAQKAVDDGIHTAEVLATLGDALVRAGNLTEAANAYRDAASRAPRDPTLWELVGEIKTKLDKPGDAISAYKESLRVKDRAIVHVALARIYLGMKDSSAAKEELAAALESVSGQDIREMRELASLLATMDRKPDALRILSTLSAEQDHAKDTELHVATARLASELKDTGILQAACARATAADASLKKCP from the coding sequence ATGTTCCCGCGAACGCGCGTCCTCTCCCTGATTGCCCTGCTCGCCCTGACGGGCTGTGATGACGAGACGCCTCGCGTCAAGCCGAAGGACCACGCGGAGGGCCTCTACGTCAAAGGCACCGCCGAGTACCTCCAGGGCCACTTCGAGGCGGCCCTGGCCTCCTTCGACGCCATGAAGCAGATTGCCCCGGACGACCCGCGCCTGCCCGCCGCGCGCGGCGAGCTGTACCTCTCCATGGGCCGGCTGACGGACGCCGCCGCCGAGTTCCAGGCCGCCCTCGAGCTGGAGCCCAAGCGCTCCACCAACTGGAGCCGCCTGGGCTTCATCCAGGCGCAGCTCGGCCAGGTGGAGGAGGCCCAGAGCTCGCTGCGCAAGGCCCTGTCGTTGTTCCCCCAGGACTTCAACGCCCTGGAGTCGCTGGGCGACCTGGACCTCAAGAAGGGCGACCACGACTCCGCCGTGCGGCACTTCACGCTCGCGTCCAGCGCCGCGCCCTCGCCCGAGCAGAAGTCCGCGCTCGTCATGCGCGCGCTGGACGTCCTGTCCTCGCAGGAGCGCTACCCGGAGCTGCTGGCCGCGGCCCAGAAGGCCGTGGATGACGGCATCCACACCGCGGAGGTGCTCGCCACCCTGGGGGACGCCCTGGTGCGCGCCGGCAACCTCACCGAGGCCGCCAACGCCTACCGCGACGCCGCCAGCCGCGCGCCGCGGGACCCCACGCTGTGGGAGCTCGTCGGTGAAATCAAGACGAAGCTCGACAAGCCCGGGGACGCCATCTCCGCCTACAAGGAGTCCCTGCGCGTGAAGGACCGCGCCATCGTCCACGTGGCGCTGGCCCGCATCTACCTGGGGATGAAGGACAGCTCGGCCGCGAAGGAGGAGCTGGCCGCCGCGCTGGAGTCCGTGTCCGGCCAGGACATCCGCGAGATGCGCGAGCTGGCCAGCCTGCTGGCCACCATGGACCGCAAGCCGGACGCGCTGCGCATCCTGTCCACCCTCAGCGCGGAGCAGGACCACGCGAAGGACACCGAGCTGCACGTCGCCACCGCCCGGCTCGCGAGCGAGCTCAAGGACACCGGCATCCTCCAGGCCGCCTGCGCGCGGGCGACCGCGGCTGACGCCAGCCTCAAGAAGTGCCCCTGA
- a CDS encoding LysM peptidoglycan-binding domain-containing M23 family metallopeptidase has translation MAPCVSSRARGALRVFLLAVLLSGCAGTRASSVAGPDLGLDAASPEAEAAGVSDADARTTPLPFNLRGVHAEPELVSVRHRVAPGETMYRISRTYGLTVEELGSANGITAPWTLAVGQELVIPGVERGVPVRALAEADPEPVRTSVSTASRRGAGRREEPPSRSRPRSRPASATGPRRVATQGQLDWPLRGVLYGRFGKKGKEPHDGIDLAAPSGTPVKTAQAGTVLYAGEQRGYGNIVIVEHTNKLITLYAHNRDLRVKTGQKVRRAQVIATVGESGRTSGPHLHFEVRLDGRPVDPLDYLGPMPSS, from the coding sequence TTGGCGCCGTGCGTGTCCAGCCGCGCGCGTGGGGCGCTCCGGGTGTTCCTCCTGGCCGTGTTGCTGAGCGGCTGCGCGGGCACCCGGGCCTCCTCCGTGGCCGGGCCGGACCTGGGGCTGGACGCCGCTTCACCCGAGGCCGAGGCGGCGGGAGTCTCCGACGCGGACGCGCGCACCACGCCGCTGCCCTTCAACCTGCGGGGCGTGCACGCCGAGCCGGAGCTGGTGTCCGTGCGCCACCGCGTGGCGCCGGGCGAGACGATGTACCGCATCTCCCGCACCTACGGCCTCACGGTGGAGGAGCTGGGCTCGGCCAACGGCATCACGGCGCCGTGGACCCTGGCGGTGGGGCAGGAGCTCGTCATCCCCGGCGTCGAGCGCGGCGTGCCCGTGCGAGCCCTGGCGGAGGCGGACCCGGAGCCGGTCCGGACCTCCGTGTCCACCGCGTCCCGGCGAGGCGCGGGGCGCCGCGAGGAGCCGCCGTCGCGGAGCCGGCCCCGGTCGCGTCCGGCGAGCGCCACGGGCCCTCGCCGCGTGGCCACCCAGGGGCAGTTGGACTGGCCCCTCAGGGGCGTCCTCTATGGCCGCTTCGGCAAGAAGGGGAAGGAGCCACACGACGGCATCGACCTGGCCGCGCCTTCCGGAACGCCCGTGAAGACGGCGCAGGCGGGCACGGTGCTCTACGCGGGCGAGCAGCGGGGCTACGGCAACATCGTCATCGTCGAGCACACCAACAAGCTCATCACCCTGTACGCGCACAACCGCGACCTGCGCGTGAAGACGGGGCAGAAGGTGCGCCGCGCGCAGGTGATTGCCACCGTGGGCGAGTCCGGCCGGACGTCCGGGCCCCACCTGCACTTCGAGGTGCGCCTGGATGGAAGGCCGGTGGACCCGCTCGACTACCTGGGCCCCATGCCCTCCTCGTGA
- the surE gene encoding 5'/3'-nucleotidase SurE yields the protein MSDKPKRILVSNDDGYFSEGLQALVEAVSPLGEVWVVAPDREQSAASHAISLHRPLRIKEVRERWFAVDGTPADCAYLAINHLLKDDRPVLMVSGINHGANLAEDIMYSGTVAAAMEGALLGVPAIAFSLVARRSFDFAPGARFARSLVASALSRPLPPRMLLNVNIPGGVEPEGFVVTRQGRHSYGYEVVENEDPRGRKYYWIGGSDYQHEDIPGSDCNAVFRDKRISVTPLHFELTDHGRLPDLSGWRVDGFNRHEPDGA from the coding sequence GTGAGCGACAAGCCCAAGCGCATCCTCGTCTCCAACGACGACGGTTACTTCTCCGAGGGGCTCCAGGCGCTGGTCGAGGCCGTGAGCCCCCTGGGGGAGGTGTGGGTGGTGGCCCCCGACCGGGAGCAGAGCGCCGCCTCGCACGCCATCTCCCTCCACCGGCCGCTGCGCATCAAGGAGGTGCGGGAGCGGTGGTTCGCCGTCGACGGGACCCCCGCGGACTGCGCTTATCTGGCGATCAACCACCTCCTGAAGGATGATCGCCCGGTCCTCATGGTTTCCGGCATCAACCACGGCGCGAACCTGGCCGAAGACATCATGTACTCCGGCACGGTGGCCGCCGCGATGGAGGGCGCGCTCCTGGGCGTGCCGGCCATCGCCTTCAGCCTGGTGGCCCGGCGGAGCTTCGACTTCGCGCCGGGGGCCCGGTTCGCCCGCTCGCTGGTGGCCAGCGCCCTGTCGCGGCCCCTGCCGCCGCGGATGCTCCTCAACGTGAACATCCCCGGGGGCGTGGAGCCGGAGGGCTTCGTCGTCACCCGCCAGGGCCGTCACTCGTACGGCTACGAGGTGGTGGAGAACGAGGACCCGCGCGGCCGGAAGTACTACTGGATTGGCGGCAGCGACTACCAGCACGAGGACATCCCGGGCAGCGACTGCAACGCCGTGTTCCGGGACAAGCGCATCTCCGTCACGCCGCTGCACTTCGAGCTGACGGACCACGGCCGGCTCCCGGACCTCTCCGGGTGGCGGGTCGATGGCTTCAACCGGCATGAACCGGACGGTGCCTAG
- the eno gene encoding phosphopyruvate hydratase yields MTEISQILAREVLDSRGNPTVEAEVQLVGGSRGRAAVPSGASTGEHEAIELRDGDKQRYLGKGVQKAVKNVVDALAPALIGMDAADQFAVDQRMLELDGTATKGKLGANAILAVSMAAARAAADAHGLPLYRYVGGAQARTLPVPLMNILNGGAHADTRVDVQEFMVVPAGASSFAEGLRWGAEVFHALKKILKGRKLATGVGDEGGYAPDLPANEEALKLIMEAIDQAGFKAGEQLFLALDVAASEFFDKGSKKYKLKGEGKEYDSTGLLEYYRGLAERYPIISIEDGMAEDDWEGWKKLTDALGSRMQLVGDDLFVTNVERLGRGIESGTANSILVKVNQIGTLTETFDAVRMAHRAGYTSVMSHRSGETEDTTIADLAVALDCGQIKTGSASRSDRVAKYNQLLRIEGELGAAARYAGKSVFRALNQKK; encoded by the coding sequence ATGACCGAGATTTCTCAGATTCTGGCGCGCGAAGTGCTCGACTCCCGTGGCAACCCCACCGTGGAGGCGGAGGTCCAGCTTGTCGGAGGTTCTCGCGGCCGGGCGGCGGTGCCGTCCGGTGCGTCCACCGGCGAGCACGAGGCCATCGAGCTGCGGGACGGCGACAAGCAGCGCTACCTGGGCAAGGGCGTGCAGAAGGCCGTGAAGAACGTGGTGGACGCGCTCGCGCCGGCGCTGATTGGCATGGACGCGGCGGACCAGTTCGCCGTGGACCAGCGGATGCTGGAGCTGGACGGCACGGCCACCAAGGGCAAGCTGGGCGCCAACGCCATCCTCGCGGTGTCCATGGCGGCGGCGCGCGCCGCGGCGGACGCGCACGGGCTGCCGCTGTACCGGTACGTGGGCGGCGCGCAGGCGCGCACCCTGCCGGTGCCGCTGATGAACATCCTCAACGGCGGCGCGCACGCGGACACCCGCGTGGACGTGCAGGAGTTCATGGTGGTGCCCGCCGGCGCGTCCTCCTTCGCGGAGGGCCTGCGCTGGGGCGCCGAGGTGTTCCACGCGCTGAAGAAGATTCTCAAGGGCCGCAAGCTGGCCACGGGCGTGGGCGACGAGGGCGGCTACGCCCCGGACCTGCCGGCCAACGAAGAGGCGCTCAAGCTCATCATGGAGGCCATTGACCAGGCGGGCTTCAAGGCCGGGGAGCAGCTCTTCCTGGCCCTGGACGTGGCGGCCAGCGAGTTCTTCGACAAGGGCAGCAAGAAGTACAAGCTGAAGGGCGAGGGCAAGGAGTACGACTCCACCGGCCTGCTCGAGTACTACCGCGGCCTCGCGGAGCGCTACCCCATCATCTCCATCGAAGACGGCATGGCGGAGGATGACTGGGAGGGCTGGAAGAAGCTCACCGACGCGCTGGGCTCGCGCATGCAACTGGTGGGCGACGACCTCTTCGTCACCAACGTGGAGCGCCTGGGCCGCGGCATCGAGTCCGGCACGGCCAACTCCATCCTGGTGAAGGTGAACCAGATTGGCACCCTGACGGAGACCTTCGACGCCGTGCGCATGGCGCACCGCGCCGGGTACACGTCCGTCATGAGCCACCGCTCCGGCGAGACGGAGGACACCACCATCGCCGACCTGGCCGTGGCGCTGGACTGCGGGCAGATCAAGACGGGCTCCGCGTCCCGCTCCGACCGCGTGGCCAAGTACAACCAACTGCTGCGCATCGAAGGCGAGCTGGGGGCCGCGGCCCGCTACGCTGGCAAGTCGGTGTTCCGCGCCCTGAACCAGAAGAAGTGA
- a CDS encoding ADP-ribosylglycohydrolase family protein has product MKGPDPLLAQRRRGALLGMAVGNALAVPTAHRPFMAVAFPKQAEGPYMKLMGGGPHELRRGQVTEVVQLAACLGHSLRALRRHDAADALRRYRAWQPHAFDVSEPMKEVFEDCQTSGFPPLGAGRRVWLRAHRKPATSGSLARTAPLGVYLAGDVHALVLASLEDSALTHFDPRCQLACAAFNAAIGHAVTHGAGLKATDLITAAESGLLLAGAALGRSASDYVQEVSFAAALLREDLALAQQEDPMLYGPELHLHRPAHAVRVAFRLAFWELLHAPSAEAALLDVVHRGGDTEAHAAITGALVGAFHGEQALPEEWRKQVLEALATVKGPLWEVYHPRHLLALTQG; this is encoded by the coding sequence ATGAAGGGGCCTGATCCACTGCTTGCTCAACGGCGCCGAGGCGCGCTGCTGGGCATGGCCGTGGGCAACGCCCTGGCCGTGCCCACCGCGCACCGGCCCTTCATGGCGGTCGCGTTTCCAAAGCAGGCGGAGGGGCCCTACATGAAGCTGATGGGGGGCGGTCCGCATGAGCTGCGCCGCGGCCAGGTCACGGAGGTCGTCCAGCTCGCGGCCTGCCTGGGCCACAGCCTCCGGGCCCTCCGTCGCCATGACGCCGCGGACGCGCTGCGTCGTTACCGGGCCTGGCAGCCCCACGCCTTCGACGTCAGCGAGCCCATGAAGGAAGTGTTCGAGGACTGCCAGACGTCGGGCTTCCCGCCCCTGGGCGCGGGCCGGCGCGTGTGGCTGCGCGCGCACCGGAAGCCCGCGACGTCGGGGAGCCTGGCGCGCACCGCCCCGCTGGGCGTGTACCTGGCGGGCGACGTCCACGCGCTCGTCCTGGCCTCCCTGGAGGACTCCGCCCTCACCCACTTCGACCCGCGCTGCCAGCTCGCCTGCGCGGCCTTCAACGCGGCCATTGGCCACGCCGTCACCCATGGCGCGGGCCTCAAGGCCACGGACCTCATCACCGCCGCGGAGTCGGGCCTGCTGTTGGCCGGCGCGGCGCTCGGGCGCTCCGCCAGCGACTACGTGCAGGAGGTCTCCTTCGCCGCGGCGCTCCTGCGCGAGGACCTGGCCCTGGCCCAGCAGGAGGACCCGATGCTGTACGGGCCGGAGCTGCACCTCCACCGCCCCGCGCACGCGGTGCGCGTCGCCTTCCGGCTGGCCTTCTGGGAGCTCCTCCACGCCCCCAGCGCCGAGGCCGCGCTCCTGGACGTCGTCCACCGGGGCGGCGACACGGAGGCCCACGCCGCCATCACCGGGGCGCTCGTGGGCGCCTTCCACGGCGAACAGGCCCTGCCCGAGGAGTGGCGCAAGCAGGTCCTGGAGGCCCTGGCCACCGTGAAGGGGCCGCTGTGGGAGGTCTACCACCCCCGGCACCTGCTGGCCCTGACCCAGGGCTGA
- a CDS encoding type II toxin-antitoxin system RatA family toxin gives MPGASRTIVVNAPIEKVFDVITQYEKYPEFLPEVKGIRTENRQGNTVDVHYKVDVVKTISYSIHVTEERPTRMSWSYIKGEFMKDNKGSWVLEPEGEGRTKATYTVEMALGALVPKSVVSALVETSLPKMLDAFKRRFEAP, from the coding sequence ATGCCTGGCGCCTCGCGAACCATCGTCGTCAACGCCCCCATCGAGAAGGTCTTCGACGTCATCACCCAGTACGAGAAGTACCCGGAGTTCCTTCCGGAGGTGAAGGGCATCCGGACCGAGAACCGCCAGGGCAACACGGTGGACGTCCACTACAAGGTGGATGTGGTGAAGACCATCAGCTACTCCATCCACGTCACCGAGGAGCGGCCCACCCGCATGTCCTGGTCCTACATCAAGGGCGAGTTCATGAAGGACAACAAGGGGAGCTGGGTGCTGGAGCCCGAGGGCGAGGGCAGGACGAAGGCCACCTACACCGTGGAGATGGCCCTGGGCGCGCTGGTGCCCAAGAGCGTCGTCAGCGCCCTGGTGGAGACCTCGCTGCCGAAGATGCTGGACGCCTTCAAGCGCCGCTTCGAGGCGCCCTGA
- the glpX gene encoding class II fructose-bisphosphatase — MDRNLAMEVVRVTEMAAIASARLMGRGNKDESDQAAVDAMRRAFDALQIDGTVVIGEGERDEAPMLYIGEKVGKRGDGAPEVDIALDPLEGTNLCAYGRPGSIAVVAMAGKGGLLNAPDTYMEKLAVGPRARGAIDLRKTPTENLRAIAEKMKVYVEDLTVVVLDRERHTDLIKEIRAAGARIRLIEDGDVAGAIATCFDNTGVEVLMGIGGAPEGVIAAAAIRATGGDMQGRLVPRNQGEIERCKTMGISDISKIYTAEELARGEVMFAASGVTTGDFLKGVRFFGGGCETHSVVMRSKTGTVRFIQSVHKFDKKPGYAF, encoded by the coding sequence ATGGATCGCAACCTGGCAATGGAGGTCGTGCGCGTCACCGAGATGGCGGCCATCGCCTCCGCTCGACTGATGGGCCGCGGCAACAAGGACGAGTCGGACCAGGCCGCCGTGGACGCCATGCGCCGCGCCTTCGACGCGCTGCAGATTGATGGCACCGTCGTCATCGGCGAGGGCGAGCGCGACGAGGCGCCCATGCTCTACATCGGTGAGAAGGTGGGCAAGCGCGGCGACGGCGCGCCCGAGGTGGACATCGCCCTGGACCCGCTGGAGGGCACCAACCTGTGCGCCTACGGCCGCCCGGGCTCCATCGCCGTGGTGGCCATGGCGGGGAAGGGCGGGCTGCTCAACGCCCCCGACACGTACATGGAGAAGCTGGCCGTGGGCCCGCGCGCCCGGGGCGCCATCGACCTGCGCAAGACGCCCACGGAGAACCTCCGCGCCATCGCGGAGAAGATGAAGGTCTACGTGGAGGACCTCACCGTGGTGGTGCTGGACCGCGAGCGCCACACCGACCTCATCAAGGAGATTCGCGCGGCGGGCGCGCGCATCCGGCTCATCGAGGACGGCGACGTGGCCGGCGCCATCGCCACCTGCTTCGACAACACCGGCGTGGAGGTGCTGATGGGCATTGGCGGCGCGCCCGAGGGCGTCATCGCGGCGGCGGCCATCCGCGCCACCGGCGGTGACATGCAGGGCCGGCTCGTTCCTCGCAACCAGGGCGAAATCGAGCGCTGCAAGACGATGGGCATCAGCGACATCTCGAAGATCTACACCGCCGAGGAGCTGGCCAGGGGCGAGGTGATGTTCGCCGCCTCCGGCGTCACCACCGGCGACTTCCTCAAGGGCGTGCGCTTCTTCGGCGGCGGCTGCGAGACGCACTCCGTCGTCATGCGCAGCAAGACGGGCACCGTCCGCTTCATCCAGTCGGTGCACAAGTTCGACAAGAAGCCGGGGTACGCTTTCTAG
- a CDS encoding acyl-CoA thioesterase, whose amino-acid sequence MVEARLRVIYGDTDQMGVVYYANYFRYFEFARSEYFRARGGSYAELERSGALLPVAEASCQYKASARYDDLLVIQTTVSELRRASIVFTYALFRDGAPRTLLCTGRTRHACVGRDGRPTRLPDALIRLLESPEPSPGSPTST is encoded by the coding sequence ATGGTCGAGGCCCGTCTTCGCGTCATCTACGGCGACACCGATCAGATGGGTGTCGTCTACTACGCGAATTACTTCCGCTATTTCGAGTTCGCGCGCAGTGAGTACTTCCGCGCACGGGGTGGCAGCTACGCCGAGCTGGAGCGCTCGGGTGCCCTGCTACCGGTGGCCGAGGCGAGCTGTCAGTACAAGGCATCCGCGCGCTACGACGACCTGTTGGTCATCCAAACCACCGTGAGTGAGTTGCGCCGCGCGTCCATCGTGTTCACCTACGCGCTGTTCCGCGACGGTGCGCCACGCACGCTGCTCTGCACCGGCAGGACGCGTCACGCCTGCGTGGGGCGGGACGGCAGGCCCACGCGGCTGCCGGACGCCCTCATCCGGCTGCTCGAATCCCCCGAGCCTTCCCCAGGCTCTCCCACTTCCACCTGA
- a CDS encoding alkaline phosphatase family protein yields MIRALLLAAALTALPALARPPRLTLVISVDALGSDVLLRNRARLKGGLGQLLNQGAFFPYARYGQAECRTAPGHTTLSTGANPWRHGIVDNRWVERSTMKRVLAFADAAHPVLEAPLTPGQDSGPAHIQVETLADRLRVATQERGKAVAVSIKSHAAIPLAGRAGQAWWFDKGVGKFVTGTWYTKAFPEWMKALNARKLPEASFGKKWELMRPASEYVGEDEGPAESDVYGLGRTFPHPLDGGLPSPGPTFYQAFAVSPDSHDLLVEAAKAAIAGEGLGKDDVPDLLAVSFSGTDLVFHEYGPYSWEMQDTLLRLDKAMSGLIAAAERAAGGRGNLVIALSADHGGAAAPEQWAATGLAAKRVNPVELANGLTQALRQQFGGDVTATLEVLDVYLGGKTHQGGAVDAAVRRAAAAWLMKHPSVVTAVASDDLLTAPDTAGYLARMRKGYFPGRSGDVLFMVKPFHLLLSTPVGTSHGTPHAYDAQVPMLFAGKGVKPGVYLEEVDPVDFAPTLAALMELGMPASAEGKPRAEALTGR; encoded by the coding sequence ATGATTCGCGCACTTCTCCTCGCCGCCGCGCTGACCGCCCTGCCCGCGCTTGCCCGACCTCCCCGGCTCACGCTCGTCATCAGCGTGGACGCGCTCGGCAGTGACGTGCTGCTGCGCAACCGCGCCCGGCTGAAGGGCGGCCTGGGCCAGCTCCTCAACCAGGGCGCGTTCTTTCCCTATGCGCGCTACGGCCAGGCCGAATGCCGGACCGCGCCCGGCCACACCACCCTGTCCACGGGCGCCAACCCCTGGAGGCACGGCATCGTGGACAACCGGTGGGTGGAGCGCTCCACGATGAAGCGGGTGCTGGCCTTCGCGGACGCGGCCCACCCGGTGCTGGAGGCGCCGCTGACGCCGGGCCAGGACTCCGGCCCCGCGCACATCCAGGTGGAGACGCTGGCGGACCGGCTGCGCGTGGCCACGCAGGAGCGCGGCAAGGCGGTGGCGGTGTCCATCAAATCCCACGCCGCCATCCCCCTGGCGGGGCGGGCGGGTCAGGCGTGGTGGTTCGACAAGGGCGTGGGGAAGTTCGTCACCGGCACCTGGTACACGAAGGCGTTCCCGGAGTGGATGAAGGCGCTCAACGCGCGGAAGCTGCCGGAGGCGTCCTTCGGCAAGAAGTGGGAGCTGATGCGCCCCGCCTCGGAGTACGTAGGCGAGGATGAGGGCCCCGCCGAATCGGACGTCTACGGCCTGGGGCGCACCTTCCCCCATCCGCTGGACGGCGGGCTGCCGTCGCCGGGGCCGACCTTCTATCAGGCGTTCGCCGTCTCTCCGGACTCGCATGACCTGCTGGTGGAGGCGGCGAAGGCGGCCATCGCCGGTGAGGGCCTGGGCAAGGACGACGTGCCGGACCTGCTGGCCGTGAGCTTCAGCGGCACGGACCTGGTGTTCCACGAATACGGGCCCTACTCCTGGGAGATGCAGGACACGCTGCTGCGCCTGGACAAGGCGATGAGCGGCCTCATCGCCGCGGCCGAGCGCGCGGCGGGCGGCCGGGGCAACCTGGTCATCGCGCTGTCCGCGGACCACGGCGGCGCGGCGGCTCCGGAGCAGTGGGCGGCCACGGGACTGGCCGCGAAGCGGGTGAATCCCGTGGAGCTGGCGAACGGGCTGACGCAGGCGCTGCGCCAGCAGTTCGGCGGCGACGTGACGGCCACGCTCGAAGTCTTGGACGTGTACCTGGGCGGCAAAACGCACCAGGGCGGCGCGGTGGACGCGGCGGTGCGGCGCGCCGCGGCGGCGTGGCTGATGAAGCACCCGTCGGTGGTGACGGCCGTGGCCAGCGATGACCTGCTCACCGCGCCGGACACCGCCGGCTACCTGGCGCGGATGCGCAAGGGCTACTTCCCGGGCCGCAGCGGTGACGTGCTCTTCATGGTGAAGCCCTTCCACCTGCTGCTGAGCACCCCGGTGGGCACCAGCCACGGGACGCCCCACGCGTATGACGCGCAGGTGCCCATGCTGTTCGCGGGCAAGGGCGTGAAGCCGGGCGTCTACCTGGAGGAGGTGGACCCGGTGGACTTCGCCCCCACCCTGGCCGCGCTGATGGAGCTGGGCATGCCGGCGTCGGCGGAGGGCAAGCCCCGCGCGGAGGCCCTCACGGGCAGGTGA
- the nadC gene encoding carboxylating nicotinate-nucleotide diphosphorylase, which yields MQQQDYLDRLIALALDEDLGAAGDVTSQALIPPDYEGSAELVAKEQLVLAGLEAFVRVFKTVDPNVEVELLRRDGQEIKPKMVAARCHGRMRSLLAAERTALNIVQRAAGIATLAQQAVTSVRGSKLRVLDTRKTPPGMRTVAKEAVRMGGASNHRFGLFDGVLIKDNHIAAVGGSIAEALRRAKLNGPRLCKVEIEVTNLKQLAEAIEHGADVVMLDNMDDAQIREAVKLAAGRVPLEVSGGVTLDRLPRLAKLGIDFVSMGALTHSARAMDLSLEITAAAKRPARARQAKQPKPA from the coding sequence GTGCAGCAGCAGGATTACCTCGACCGGCTCATCGCGCTCGCTCTCGATGAGGACCTGGGGGCGGCGGGTGACGTCACCTCGCAGGCCCTCATCCCTCCTGACTACGAGGGCAGCGCGGAGCTGGTCGCCAAGGAGCAGTTGGTGCTCGCGGGCCTGGAGGCCTTCGTCCGCGTCTTCAAGACGGTCGACCCGAACGTCGAGGTGGAGCTGCTGCGCCGCGACGGCCAGGAGATCAAACCGAAGATGGTCGCCGCGCGGTGTCACGGCCGGATGCGCTCGCTGCTCGCGGCGGAGCGCACCGCGCTGAACATCGTGCAGCGGGCGGCGGGCATCGCGACGCTGGCCCAGCAGGCCGTCACGTCGGTGCGCGGCTCCAAGCTGCGCGTCCTGGACACGCGGAAGACGCCCCCTGGCATGCGCACGGTGGCCAAGGAGGCCGTCCGCATGGGCGGCGCGTCCAACCACCGCTTCGGCCTCTTCGACGGCGTCCTCATCAAGGACAACCACATCGCCGCCGTGGGGGGCTCCATCGCGGAGGCGCTGCGCCGGGCCAAGCTCAACGGGCCGCGGCTGTGCAAGGTGGAGATCGAGGTCACCAACCTCAAGCAGCTCGCGGAGGCCATCGAGCACGGCGCGGACGTCGTGATGCTGGACAACATGGACGACGCGCAGATTCGCGAGGCCGTGAAGCTGGCGGCGGGCCGCGTCCCGCTCGAGGTGTCCGGCGGCGTCACCCTGGACCGGCTGCCCCGGCTGGCGAAGCTGGGCATCGACTTCGTCTCCATGGGCGCGCTGACCCACTCCGCGCGGGCCATGGACCTGTCGCTGGAGATCACCGCCGCCGCGAAGCGGCCCGCGCGCGCCCGGCAGGCGAAGCAGCCGAAGCCGGCGTAG